The nucleotide sequence CGATTTCAGTTCGGAACCCTGACGCAGATAGAATGTGCCCACATATTCGTGGCGACCCAGCAGGGATTTTTTGTTCAGCGGAATCAGAATCTCAAAGCCGTTTTTAAGATCCACAGAAATGACGTCCGTCTTTTCCGGGGTTGTTCCTGCTTCAAATGAAAAATTCTGATACTCCCTGAACAGGGAATTCATAAAGCAAGACACCGTGTGTTTCAAAGCCAGTTCGTTAAAATTATGCATAGACCGCCTCGCGACGTCTGTAAAGAAGGGCAATGTTCAGAGCCATGACCACAACCAACGCGGTCATCACACTTTCAATGCCGAAAAGATCCATTTTAAAAGTCAAAGCTGCCAAACCACCACCCAAGGTGTAACCCAAAGTGTTGGCAGCCGCTGCAAGCCCGGCACGACGGCCAAACTGCATCTCAGGTCCGCGTGTGGCCATCAAAGCCATATAGCACGGTGGAATCAGGGACAGCCCCACAGACAACAGAACAATTGCGATCCACAGCTGGGACCAGTCACCCAGATGACCCAGAATCAGGCTTGCCCCCAACAAGGTGGCAACCCCCACGATCATGGCGCCTTGCCATGGATTTTTGAAAAGCACTTTACCCAGGGCTTGAGTGATGACGGCCAGGATCGCACTGACCAAAAGCAATTTTGCCATCAGGACGCTGGAATCCACCGAAGTCAGGTCGAAAGATTTTTTCAAGATCGAAGCCAACGAGAAATTCAAAATGCCAACGAAGCTTGTGAACAAGATCGCCAACGAAAAGATGTCAGAGATATGGCGCAGGGCGGACTTCCATTCACTTAAAGAAATGCGCTCGGTTTTTGTGGTCTTCGGAGCTTCTGATTGAGTGATGCCAAATAGATTTAAGCCCAATACTACCAACGCCCACGCCGTCGTGCTTTGCAAAACCAGAAGCATGTTAGATCCACCACCCAAAAGCAGATACAGCGGTCCCAAGGCGCGGCCGACATTCAGGCTCATGGAATTGGACAACATGGATTTCAAAGGAGTTTGTTCCGGGTGCTGATCAATCTGCAAAGCCTGGGACACCGGCACGATCGCAGCGGCCGTCAGGCCGTAAAGCAGGCGGCTGCCCCATACGGCAAGCTCATTCACCCAGTGAGCACCCGGTGACATCAGCACAACGGTCAGAATAGCGGTGGAAAGAAACAGTCCCAGCATGCCGACGGACAAGACCTTCATGCGGCCCCAGGAATCACTGCGGGATGCCCAGAAGGGGCTGGACCACAGGAACAAAAAACTGCCCACACTGAAACTCAAGACCACAGATGAAATGCTCAAAGCCCCTTTTTCCGCGATGAACGGAATCAGGGTGAACGTCATCATCTGGATGGCACTGAAAGTGGTGGTGTTTAAATGTCCCAGGGCGCTCAGCTTCTTCATTGAGCTCCCTTTTTCAACCACGAGATCAGGAAGTAAACGACGATGGACACCGGGACAACAAGAGCAGCAACAAAAATTGTGTTCAGTGCCCCTTGAACCAGGAAGCTGCCGATAACAGCCGCGGTTGAAAACACGGACAGGATCACCGGTACGGTGTAGATTCTTTTAAACAAGGCACCTTTCCAAGGCTGCACCGAAGTGGCTTTGGCAGAAGCGGCGGGTGCTTTTTTGCGGCGACGGTTCCACCAGATGTAAATGCCTGACACCGGCATCACCAAAGAGGCCACGGACAGGATCACCCACAAAATTTTCAGGAACAAGCCGCCGTAATTTCCGAAATGCAAAGGTTCTGACAGCATGGCGACTTTCAGATACCACGGAAGCTCACGCACTTCGGTCAGCTCACCCGTGACGCCATCGATAATGACCAACTCCACCAGGCGCTCGGTCATCGGAGTGTTTCCATGCATCAGCACCATGAAGTGACCCGGAGGTGAAAATTGCGTGTCGGGGAACACCATAAAATCAAAAGTCGATTCCGGCAGAGCTTTTTGCGCAGACGCGATCACCTTGTCCAACGACGCCAGTGGAGCCTGCGGAGCTGTCGGGTACTGAACATTCAGCTTTTGCAGTTCGCTGTACTGGAAGACCTTGATCAGCGTGGAAGAAAAGCCCAGGAAAGATCCGGTCACGCCGATCATCAAGCTCCAGGCAAAAGCGGTCATGCCGATAAAGCGGTGCAAGTCACCCATGGTCGCGCGGGTGGAGCCGCGACGGACTTCCCCGAAGTTTGTTTTGCGCGCAAAGTTTCCATAGATGAAGAATCCGGAAATCAAAGTGAAGGCATACAGCACACCGATCAAACCGACATACAGCTTGCCGTTGGAACCCAGCAGAAACTCACGATGCAGACGCAGGATGAAGTCCATCACGCCATCAGATTTTTTCGGTGCAGCAACCTCTTCGCCTGTGTGCACGTTGAAATACACGCGGTGGGATTCGCGGAAAAGTTTTGAACCGTTGTTACCCATGCGCAGTTGTGCGACGTCGTGATCGGCCTCTTCAACGTTGAAGGACTGTGGGCGGTCGCCTGGGTATTTCAGCAGGATTTTTTCCAGGTGCGCATCCATCGCCGGAACGACTTCTGCGTGGTGTTCTTCGCCGTCGCCAGCGTTGCCTTCGATTTCGTCCTTCAGGATCAGGATGGTCCCGGTCAGGATCAAAACGAACAGGTGGACGGCGACAAAAATGCCCACATATATGTGGATTTTATAGAGAAATTTAAAAAACCGTCCGTTCACAAAACTTCCTGCGAATAAGAGTCATTTAGGGTCGGTTGGTTTTAATATGGGGCGCCAGAGGGGGCAAGTTCTGTGACTCAATGGAAGCGTATTGAGAAAATATTGGAGGGTCTTTGTGAGGGGGGCTTAGAAATAAAAAAACTCCCATCCGTTTAGGTATGGGAGTTTTTCAAATTTACCAATCAATGGGACGGTAAAATTACTTTACGCGGCCAGTAACTTGGATGTGGATACCAACTTTGTCGGAATCGCACAGGTCTTGAGCGTCAGAAACTGGAACGTAAACAGCTACGCGACCGTGAAGGTATTTGTAGTCGTTTTTAGCCAGCAATTGATCAAGGTAAGCTTTACCAGCAGAGCAGTCAGAAGTGCCGGAAGTTGCGTAAGCTTTGGAATCAGTCAAAGCTACAGTCCACAATGCGTTGTCTGCCAACATCAAAGTGCTGTAGTTACAAGTGGAGTCACCTTCAGTGTAAGTTGCCTTAAGAAGGATGTTGTCCAAAGAGTAGTCTGCAGAAGCAGTTGTGAAGATGATGTTGCGGGAAGAGATATCAACCGGAGTCGCCGTTTGAGTGTTGCCGTCGTCACAAACGTAAGCTGTGAATTTTGCCAACCATCTTTCGCCATCAAGAACCAGATCTTGGTTAGCTTGTGCAGAGAATGGAAGAACCATCATAAGTGCCAGTACGAATTTTTTCATGTTTTCTCCTTAATTGAGGTTTTATGAACTGGCGTGGTTTCTAAAATCAAAGAGGGCAGAAAGCAACTTATGAAATCTAATGAGAATCTATTGATAAAAGCGCCCTGAAAAAGGGAGCTTAAGTGTCCGTATTAAGGTGTATTTTTACAAATTCGACTGCAAGTTCGACTACAGATTCCAAGCCCAGCCGGCTTTGATCACAATCATGCTGGCTTTCACAGTGTCTGAAGCCGGGAACATATTGTATTCGATGCTGACGGGGATGTAGTTTTTGCGATCCATCTGCCAGTCCAAACCTCCACCGAAAGTGAAGACCTGATTGGTGGAGATTTCTGATTCGTTCAGCGCCGTGGAGGACTTGGAAAGCGCCAGCAGATAGCCCATGCCGCCACCCAGCCACACACGGTATTTGTTCTGAATCGGATACCATTTCAAAAGACCATACAGGGACAGATAGTTGATTTTCGCATCACACGTGGTGCTGCTGTTACAAGCTGCTTCGCTTGAGCTGCCCGTGACGTTGAATTGTTCCATCGCTGCGTAGCCGCGGCCCACCAGGCTGTTGTTCAGGGCATAGTCATAGAACCCGCCGAAGCCAAAGCCGGTGCCGGACATGCTGGCAGAAGCTTTCTGGCTGATGCCGAAGCTGTCGCGATAAGTGATGTCGGCATCCATGGTGTTCATCATATAGCCGCCCAAAACGCCCCAGGAGTCCTTCAGGACGCGCAAATAGCCGGTAGCATTGCTTTGCTTGGGGGTGGACTCTTCGCCTGTCTCAGCCGGGGCGTCAGCGGACATGGCGGAGGGCGCTTTGGCCTGCAAAGTAAAGCCATCAGCGGCTTTACCACGCACGATTTCACCCAGAGCTTTGCTGCCTTTGACTTGTTTGATGCGAATGATGGCCGAACGTTTTTGTGTGGACGGGTTGATCAGATAGAATTCTTCACCCACCTCGGTGGCATCGCCATCCAGATTGATCAGAACTTTTTGCCCTTTGACTGCAGAAACCGATGCGGCAAGGCCTGTGGAGGAAAAACAAAGCAGAAGACTCAAAGCGCACAGCTGGTTTTTGAAATTCACTCGGGGACCTCTTCTATTCCAGTGTCATCAGGTTGTTTTCAAGTTCACGGATGAATTGATCTTTGTACAAGGTCCAGACGGTCTCGCTGGCGAACTGATAGATGCAGGACTGAGTCGACTTTTCGCTTTTTTGCAAAGCTTTGACTTCGACCACTTCACCGCGGTGAGTGCGCCAGATCTCCAGATCGTTTTCTGAAAGGACAAGTTCGTAGGTGTGAGAAGGGAATTCCTCGTTGAACCAGGTCTCAAGTTTTCCTTCTTTTTTACAACTGATCAGCTGGAAAGAAGCGGCAGCCACTTTGCCCGGAGCTTCGGATTCAAACTGCTTACGACCCTCCGAACGGTAGATTGTACAACCGCTGAGTAAAACCACAAAAA is from Bdellovibrio bacteriovorus str. Tiberius and encodes:
- a CDS encoding MFS transporter produces the protein MKKLSALGHLNTTTFSAIQMMTFTLIPFIAEKGALSISSVVLSFSVGSFLFLWSSPFWASRSDSWGRMKVLSVGMLGLFLSTAILTVVLMSPGAHWVNELAVWGSRLLYGLTAAAIVPVSQALQIDQHPEQTPLKSMLSNSMSLNVGRALGPLYLLLGGGSNMLLVLQSTTAWALVVLGLNLFGITQSEAPKTTKTERISLSEWKSALRHISDIFSLAILFTSFVGILNFSLASILKKSFDLTSVDSSVLMAKLLLVSAILAVITQALGKVLFKNPWQGAMIVGVATLLGASLILGHLGDWSQLWIAIVLLSVGLSLIPPCYMALMATRGPEMQFGRRAGLAAAANTLGYTLGGGLAALTFKMDLFGIESVMTALVVVMALNIALLYRRREAVYA
- a CDS encoding PepSY-associated TM helix domain-containing protein, giving the protein MNGRFFKFLYKIHIYVGIFVAVHLFVLILTGTILILKDEIEGNAGDGEEHHAEVVPAMDAHLEKILLKYPGDRPQSFNVEEADHDVAQLRMGNNGSKLFRESHRVYFNVHTGEEVAAPKKSDGVMDFILRLHREFLLGSNGKLYVGLIGVLYAFTLISGFFIYGNFARKTNFGEVRRGSTRATMGDLHRFIGMTAFAWSLMIGVTGSFLGFSSTLIKVFQYSELQKLNVQYPTAPQAPLASLDKVIASAQKALPESTFDFMVFPDTQFSPPGHFMVLMHGNTPMTERLVELVIIDGVTGELTEVRELPWYLKVAMLSEPLHFGNYGGLFLKILWVILSVASLVMPVSGIYIWWNRRRKKAPAASAKATSVQPWKGALFKRIYTVPVILSVFSTAAVIGSFLVQGALNTIFVAALVVPVSIVVYFLISWLKKGAQ
- a CDS encoding outer membrane beta-barrel protein → MNFKNQLCALSLLLCFSSTGLAASVSAVKGQKVLINLDGDATEVGEEFYLINPSTQKRSAIIRIKQVKGSKALGEIVRGKAADGFTLQAKAPSAMSADAPAETGEESTPKQSNATGYLRVLKDSWGVLGGYMMNTMDADITYRDSFGISQKASASMSGTGFGFGGFYDYALNNSLVGRGYAAMEQFNVTGSSSEAACNSSTTCDAKINYLSLYGLLKWYPIQNKYRVWLGGGMGYLLALSKSSTALNESEISTNQVFTFGGGLDWQMDRKNYIPVSIEYNMFPASDTVKASMIVIKAGWAWNL